The Patescibacteria group bacterium genomic interval GGCGGATTTTGTCTAGTTGTTCATTTGAGGTGGTCATATAGTTATGAATTTTAAATTTATTTTTATTTTTTAAAAAACTCCCATCCTGAAAACACATCTTGAGTTAAAGACATATTTTCGGGACGAGAGTTTATCCTGTTGAACTTATTCCGTTCAATTGAGGTTATTCCCGCGGTTCCACCCGGATTTCCGCTTTGCCTCCGCCAGATGGCGGTGACACGGACGCTTTGGTTTTATTGCTTAGCCGGTTGGCCGGACTCTTGGGGAGTAAGCGGTTGGTAGCCGCTTCAATCACTGATTTTATTGTAGCTTTTTTCGGTTAATTTGTCAATTTTACAGCTATTGACAAATTCGGTTATTGGTCCTACTATTCCCTTATTGAACATTAAAAAGACTTAGATAAACGAAGAAAACCACAGAGGAGGCGTATCATGAATACTGCAACTGGCATTATCTCTCACGCGGAACCGCAGACAGTCGAAGATTTGATGGCACTAGTCAAACAGCATGCGACTTGGGCCAGGAATTTGCAAGCCCGCGTTGATGCGGTGCAGAATGATCAGAAGTTATTGGCTGAACAGCTGATAAAACGAATTAAGACGGGCGAAAGCTTGGGTGATAAGATTCTTGATTTCCTGGTGCGGCAAGAAGATCTGCTGGTTACTTGGCTGACCGATGGCGGACGCTTGGAGCATAATCTGCGCGAGTTGGATGAAGTCATTAGCAAAAATGCCGGCCAAACGGTGATGTTGGCGATGGAAACAGTAGAGGAAAGAACCATACATTTTAAATATGATTATGATGTGGCGTTCAGTTACTGTCTTCCTCAACCGTCTTTTATCCAGACTTGTTATTATTTGATTTTGGGAAATTTGAGGCCGGGTGGCTTGTTAATAGAGGGAGAACGATGGTTTTTGCCTATGGATGACTATACCTATTTGAATCCGTCGGAAGAGGAAAGAAGGATTATGGGTAATATTCCTTTGCCATCGCCCGATCATTTATTTAATTCTTCGGCTTGCCCCATGTTGGAATTGGGAGTGTTGTTGGGGTGGCATTCACTGGGAGCAAAGAAAGAGCAGGTTAAAATATTGGTAGGTGTGGCCGAAATCAGGCAATGGCTGGGCAAATGCGAGAATGAACAATTATGCCTGAGAGTTTTGGAAATTTTGGATGAACTGGAAACGGCTGAACCGGAAAATAAAGAAAGTGATTCTGCGCCTCAAGAGCCATCGCCGGAGTCGTAAATAGAAATATAAGTACTTTACCAATTGGCACTAATCTCATGGTTAGTGCTTTTTTCATTGCCATTTTAATGGTTTTATGTTATCGTAAAGCAAGTAAATATGCCGTATTTCATAAACAAATTGGAAAAGGAAATTTTGCATTCCATTGCAGCTGCCGTCGGACAGGATCTTGATATCGGCCAATTGGAAATTACCCGTCCGCCGGAAGCGGCCATGGGTGATTTAGCTGTGCCTTGTTTTTATTTAACTAAATTACTAAGAATCTCTCCCAATCAAATAGCATTGGAAATAAAACAGAAAATTAAGCTCCCGACAGGAGTCAGATCAGTCAGCAATCTCGGGCCGTATCTTAATTTTTTCTTGAATGAAAAATATCTGGCCAAGGCGGTAATCTCCGAGATTAAGAAAAAAGAGGATAAGTATGGCTGTTTGTCCTGGAATAAAGAGAAAGTAATGATTGAGTATTCCCAACCAAACACTCATAAGGAATTCCATGTCGGTCATTTGCGTAATGCTGTTTTAGGTTCGGCTTTGGTTAATTTATATCGGTTTGTCGGCCAGAAAGTTATTGCCGCCAATTATATCGGCGACATCGGTTCTCATGTGGCTAAATGCCTTTGGGCGCTGGATAAATTCCACAAAAAGGATCCGGAACCGACAGAACATAAAGGGCAATACCTGGGCAAGATTTACAGCGAAGCGGTGCAAAAATCCGAGGCCAGCGAAAAGTATCATCAAGAAGCTCAAGTAGTGCAGAAAAAATTGGAAGCCGGTGATAAGTACTGGACGGCCTTATGGAAGAAAACCCGCGCTTGGTCGCTTCAGGAGTTTGACGGCATTTATAAGATTTTGGGCATAAAGTTTGATAAATTTTTTTATGAAAGCGAAGTGGAAAAGCCGGGCAAGAAAATCGTTGCTGAACTGTTAGCTCAGGGCATTGCTGAAAAATCAGAGGGCGCGGTAATTATTGACTTAGAGCAATACGGTTTGAAGAAATTTTTATTGCTTAAAACCGACGGAACTTCATTGTATTCCACTAAGGAGCTGGCTTTGGCCAAGTTGAAGTTTGATAAATACAAGATTGATGCCTCCTATGTGGTGGTAGACAGCCGCCAAAGTTTCTACTTTCAGCAATTTTTTAAGACCTTAGAAATAATGGGGTTCCACAAGAAGACCAAACATATCGCTTATGAATTTGTAACTTTGCCCGAAGGAGCTATGGCTTCGCGTCAAGGTAACGTGGTTTTGTTTGAGGACCTTTTAGCCGAAATGACTGCTTTGGCGCAGGAGGAAACAGCCAAACGCCATAATGAATGGAGCAAAGAGGAAATTTCCTCTACGGCCGAGAAGATTGCTTTGGCCGCTATAAAATTCAGCATGCTTAAAGTAGGCAAGAACAGCGTGATTGTTTTTAATCCTCAGGAGGCGTTATCCTTTGAGGGTTATTCCGGCCCATATCTGCAATATACCGTAACGCGTATTAACAGTATTTTGAGGAAGAACAAGGATGCGGTTCAGGCCGCCGATTATGCTTTATTGGTTGATCCTATGGAGAAAGAATTGTTGATCAAATTGGCAGAATTTCCTCGGACGATAAATGAGGCCGCCCAGGAATTTGAACCTGGTGTGCTCAGTAAGTATTTGTTTGATTTGGCTAGGATTTTTTCCGCTTATTATCAGGAGGTGACCATTCTTAATTCTGAAGGAAAACTGCGCTCGGCTCGCTTAGCCTTGATTGTCAGTGTCAGACAGGTGCTGGTTAACGGTTTTGATTTATTGGGTATAGAAACTTTGGAGCGAATGTAGTATAATAAGGAAGTCAAAATTCATAAAGTTAAAAGTTGATTTATGCCGGAAGTAAAATACAAAGTAGCACTCATTGAAGACGAGCCTGATTTGGCCGAAATTTATCATTTGAAAATGCAAATGGAAGGAATTGAAGCGACGATCATCGGCGATAGCACTAAGGCCCTGGCGGAACTGAAACGGCTGAAGCCGGATTTGGTGCTGTTGGATATCATGATGCCGGAAGTGGATGGTTGGACCCTGTTTGATCAAATCAAACAAGACGGTGAGCTGGCTAAGATCAAGGTTTACATTTGGAGCAACTTGACTCAAAAGAAAGATAAGGATCGCGCCGCCGGATTGAAGGTCAACGGTTATCTGGTTAAATCTGATTTTACTCCCGGAACCTTGTCGCAGAAAGTCAAAGAGCTTATTAAAAATAAATAATAAGATTTATTATGTCAAAACCATTAGTCAGTGAAGCGTGTATCGCTTGCGGCACTTGCGAAGCCGTTTGCCCGGCAGTTTTTAAGGTAGTGGAAGTTGAAGGCAAACCGATCGCCACCGTTTTGGAGGCCGATTATGAAGCGGAAAAAGCCAAGATTGACGAAGCTATCGGCGCTTGCCCGGTGCAGGCAATCACTTGGGGAGAGTAACTTGATATAAAGTCACCCACTTAATGAAACAATATAAAAAGACCTATGAAAGTAGGTCTTTTTTGTTTATTTTATACCCGCTCTGGATGTGACGATGGAGCTCTTACTGGTAATCTAAGAAATAAAATAGGGACATTCAGCTTGGAACGTCCCAATAAGCGATTAAAACAGTTATGCGTTGATTTTATTTGGTTGATTTTTTTGAAGAAGAGCTTTGACATCCACATTGAATGCCTGATTTATCGTTGCTTCTACATCACTAATTGGATGCAAGCACGGTTTGGGAGGATCTTCGGGATTTAATCTTTGATCCTCATCGCACTTTCTGCAATGACCGATAACCTTAATGACACGAAGGTGTTGGTGCTCGGGGTCTGCAAGTGCTTGGACGATAGCGGGGAGTTTTTCCCAAAGTTCAGTTTCAGTCGCTACAACGAGTACTTTCCTTGCCCCTTCAATTCTCCTATTAGCAATTTTTACATATGCACAATTAGAGGCTTCCGGCATCATTTTAATGATTTTCATAAATTCGTCCGAGATTGCCATTACTTCATACCTCAAAGCCTCCCCATCATTTGTAATGAACGATGTAGCCGTCATAACTCGTCCTTTCTTCCCTTTAAGGGATTTTTTGCCTCGGCTAATGCTTCAAATCAGTATATAATAACATTAAATATCTGTCAACCTAATGCTAATATATAGGGATGATGAGGATTTTAGGAAAATGAAAACGCCGGGGACTTAACCGTCCTCGGCGTTGTAAAAATTAATTAATGTACTTCTAATTAATTACTGAGGTCTTTTTCGAGTTGCACTTTTAGTGGCTCGTAGCAGTCGCATACAACAAATGTTGCGACCAAAAGGTTACTTTCGGGGTATTCGGCCATAAATTTCTTGACGCCTTTGGCCATTTCTCGAGTAGCTTCTTGCGAGCTCTTTTCGACTACGCCGATCATAACCCCCATGCGAATCATCGGAAGAGTGACAGAAGTGAAGCCCGCTTTTGTGGCCGCAACTAGTCCATTGTAAATGATTTGATGGAGCGGTCCCTGCAAATCGTCGACCACGAAGATGACGTTTTGGAAGGTGTTCTTCCTGGGCAAGTCGAGGCTATTCGCGACAACCGTGTCGCCATGCTTTAGCGGCATGGCAGCCTCTGCTTGGCTATGGAATATATTGCCTCCGCAACTGCGCTGGATAACGCCATCAATACCGCCGAACCACATGCCGCCGGAATTGATCGCCGTAATGAGCGCGTCTGTTTCAAATTTTGAAATATCTCCCAGCTTAACTTCAACTTTTATGAGCGTTCTCCTTTTTGTGTTGAGGATTTTATCGTTCGATTTTCTCTACCCCCAGGAGGAAAAATCCGACATCATCACCGATATGTAAGCCATGGCGATTACAGTCGAGTCCATCGTCAAAGAAGCAACCAGCAAAAATATGATCGTTAACACAACGGGTATCTGACATCGCACTACAGCGATCTAGTGATGCACGTTCACCACCAGTAAAATTGAAATGTGCAAAAATAAGAGCAAACAGAAGCTGGATCGATCCAAAACTTGTCGCATGATTGCCAGGAAGCTCATAGCGCTTCTTGAGTTCGGCGCGGTACTCTTCCATTTGTTCAAAGCCCTTTCTCATGCTACCCTCTGCCAGACGAGGAATCCAAAATACTAGGCAATCCTCGGTGGGATAATCTCTGAACCAATACAAGTCATGAATTTCCCGAAGATTGTCGTGGCAAGGCCCGGCGAGTTGGGCGCGCTTCTTAAGAGTAAAGCCCTGCTTGACTAGCCATGCAACTGGCCCCGTGTAGCCCATCAGAGTCGCTAGTTTGCGCCAAGGGGCGAGACGATCCGCAAACTGCGGGAACTTCTCTAACAGTTCACTATCAGAACACGCGTTTGAATATGCGCTCATCGTAATCTCTCCTTTGTGTCGGTTTTTTTAATCAAAAATGCCAATCTTCTGAAACCAGTGCGGTTTATAAATTGCTGTGGGCTGCCAATCTTCGCTGTCCCTAGCAATTCTGATTGCAATGTCATCAACCGTGCTTAAAAACATGAATTGTGCCTCTCCCTTACCTAGATATGTAGAGAATACTGCAACTCCGTTTTGATCGGATTTAACGCAACCAAATGGATCAAAACCGCATCCTGAGTTTCGAGACATTTCAAAACGCATGCCGATTAATGCAGTAAACTTTTTCTTTGACTTTGACTCAATAATGATTCGTCGCATCCCAGGTTTCTGATCAGAAGGGCATCCTTCGTAGAAGAAACCTTTTGCATGGCCACTTTCAATGTTATCTATGTAATATGCAAATAGAAACTGAAATTTTTTCAGCAACTCCGTGCCAAGAAAGGCAACGACGATAATTAAAATAATGACAATAACTGACAGAACTATGACAGCGATGGTCATGGTTATTCTCCTTTGTAAATGTTCTGTTTCCACAACCCCTATGGTTGTAGCATACCATTTTGGTAATGCCTAATCATATCACAATACTGTCGCATTGTCAAGTGAAAAAATATGAATAAATCATGACTAATACTCTACTGGTTGATTAGTCTGATATTTATTGTAAATTCCCGCCACTCAATTTTTCCAAAATCACCCCGTAAGCCCCGCTTTATTAAGTACTCCAATTATGAAGTGTCTTTGTATCAAGATTATAGAGTATTCGGTGGGACTTGAACCGAACTTAATTATAGTCTATCATAAAGGCAAACTGATAAGCATTAGTAATGAAATCAACTTATCCTAAAATTGTTTGTTGGAGATTAACTTCCGTATGTAATAGGAAGTGTCCTTTTTGTTTCCGTCCAGAAAGTAATAATTTGGACACAAAATCAGTCTTTAAAATTATAGACAAACTGGCTGCCAGTGGCGTTAAGGGCGTAGGCATTACTGGCGGGGAACCTCTTTCACGTCCAGATATTTCAAAAATATTTAAACATCTTAGCGATAAGAAGATTAAAATTTGTCTTGCTACAAACACTGATTATTACAAAAAAAATCGTAATATTATAAATAAGTATGTCAGCACTATTGGTATTCCGATTGAAGCGTCCAGTGGACAAAATCATGATAAAATAAGAGGTAAAGGCAATTTTAAACATGTTATTGAAACTCTCAATGATGTCTATAAGGAAAATAAAATAAAAATGTATTTTAGCACTGTTTTAACAAAATATAATATTAACGATTTAGAAAATATAGAGAACTTACTATTACCATACAAAAAGAAAATAATATATTGGAAAATTTATGAATTAATGCGTTATTATAAGGCAAATTTTCAATCAAAGACAGAATGCAACGGCCTCTCTAAAATAGTCAAACCCAAATTTGAAAAGTTGGGAAAAAAACTTGGGAAGAATAAGTTTTTTTACCTATCCTCTGATGATCGTAGTGGTGCTTCATTTTTGATTAACCCCGATGGGAGGGCAATTGTGCCGGTAGAATCCGATGGTAAAACAAAAGACATTGCCTTGGGTAATTTTTTAACTGACAATATTGGTGAAATTTTTGATAAATGGAATCATTATACGGATTTTAGTAAATACCAATGTCATAAATGTGCTTTGAAAAGTAGTTGTCTTAGGTAAATGACTTAGGATAACTTTGGGATATAATAATATCCTTGCGCTTCCAGTCCAGTACGGCCGATAAAACGCTTTTACGTAAATTAATGGCGAAATATTTGGAGCAAATTCCTGAAAGAATTTGGTGCGGTCATGTTGCTTGGATCTGCGGTCAAAGGGTTTTATTTGACGCTTACTATCCTAATTTTAACTGGTTTAATCAGCAGTGCGTACCCGAGTGAACTAAATCACCATACCATTAGTAATGGTGATTTTTATTTTTGACTTTTTATTTGTTTTTTGTTATATTGAAAATATCGCATAGGCAAGTTAAACAATTCATAACAGCGCCAGACAGTGGTTATCACCATTGGAGCTGCCGAAAGAAATCCGTTCAGAGCGGAGAGTAAAATCGGCCGGTCAGCCCGTAACAGCTGAAATTAAGTCAAACACCGAGATGGTACCGCCCGCGAGGGCTCCGGCAAGCCAAGTTGGTGTTTTTTATTTTTAAAGTAAATAGTAATCATAATTAATTATATGGAAGAAAAAAAGTGGGTTAATCCGATTCCGGAAAGAGAGCGGGAAATCCAAAAATTTTGGGCGGACAATAAAATTTTTGAGAAGTCTTTGGAACAAACCAGGGCCGGCGAGGCTTACAGTTTTTATGATGGCCCGCCGTTTGCTACGGGTACGCCACATTACGGCCATATGGTTGCCAGTCTGATGAAGGACGTGGTGCCGCGATTTTGGACGATGCGTGGCAGGTATGTGGAACGTCGCTGGGGTTGGGATTGCCATGGCCTGCCAATTGAAAATATCGTAGAGAAAGAATTGGGCTTTAAAAGCAAAAAAGATATTGAAGATTACGGCATCGGCAGATTCAACGAATATTGTCGCAGCAAGGTTTTGGTTTATGTCGAGGAATGGAAGAAAACCATCGCCCGTTTCGGTCGTTGGGCGGATATGGATAATTCTTATAAAACCATGGATCTGCCTTATATGGAATCAATTTGGTGGGTGTTTAAGGAATTATATGATAAGGGTTTGGTGTATGAGGGTTATAAATCCATGCATATTTGCCCTCGGTGCGAGACGACTTTGAGCCAGCAGGAGGTTAGTGAGGGTTATAAGGATATCAAAGACCTATCAGTAATCGCTAAGTTTAAATTAAAGGCTGGACAAAAAATTAGAAATTTTATTACCGATGATAATACTTATGTTTTGGCGTGGACGACTACGCCCTGGACTTTACCCGGTAATGTGGCGCTCGCAGTGGGGGAAGACGTGGATTATGTTTTATTTAAAAGATATGACAATAAAAATGACGTTGAAGAATCTTTTATATCTTCCAAACAATATTTTAAAACGTTAGGTAATATAAATGGAGAAATGGCATATTTTCGGGATGCCGGTAATGATCCGTATGTTCGTTATGGAAAAGAAGAGTTAATCAAAGAATTCGGAAGTCTAGAATTGATTGATAAAAAATATCAGCCATTATTTCCATATTATGAAAAAGTTGCTGATATTTACGGAGCACCAGACTCTCAAATTAACCCAGATAATAATAAGAGAAAAATTGGTAAGAGACTATTAAGTGGTAGTTATTCAGGTGCTCCTACGAATTGTTTTGATCGAGATGATTTAAAAGAATGGCATAAATGGGATAATGCTTATAAAATTGTGTCCGCGGATTTTGTTACGACAGAGGACGGTACGGGCGTAGTGCACATCGCTCCGGCTTATGGCGAAGAAGATATGCAACTGGGTAAGGAAGAGAATTTGCCTATGATTCAGAACGTCACGTTTAATGGAAATTTTAAGGACGAGGTTGTTGATTTTTCTGGCCTGAACGTCAAACCGGCGGAAGATACTAAGGCGACCGACAGGAAAGTCATTGAATATTTAGATAGGCATAATCTGCTTTTTGCCAGCGCCGAATACGAACATAGCTATCCGCACTGTTGGCGTTGCGACACTCCGCTTATCAATTATGCCACCAGCTCTTGGTTTGTTAAGGTAACAGACATTAAATCAAAAGCCTTAGAGACCGCTAAAGGCATTAATTGGTCGCCGGCGCATATTAAGGACGGACGGTTCGGCAAGTGGCTTTTGGGCGCGCGCGATTGGTCAATTTCCCGCCAGCGGTTCTGGGCCAGCGTTATTCCCTTGTGGCGTTGCGAGTGCGGTGAAATAAAAGTCATCGGCAGCGTGGCTGAGTTGGAAGAATTGAAAATAAATCGGAATAATTTTTTTGCCATCAGGCATGGCGAAGCGGAAAAGAATATCAAACACGTGTTTAGCAGCGGCCTGGGAGTTTATCCTTTGACAGCTAACGGCCGAGAGCAAATTAAAATCGCCATTGATAAATTAAAAGACAAAAAAATCA includes:
- the argS gene encoding arginine--tRNA ligase → MPYFINKLEKEILHSIAAAVGQDLDIGQLEITRPPEAAMGDLAVPCFYLTKLLRISPNQIALEIKQKIKLPTGVRSVSNLGPYLNFFLNEKYLAKAVISEIKKKEDKYGCLSWNKEKVMIEYSQPNTHKEFHVGHLRNAVLGSALVNLYRFVGQKVIAANYIGDIGSHVAKCLWALDKFHKKDPEPTEHKGQYLGKIYSEAVQKSEASEKYHQEAQVVQKKLEAGDKYWTALWKKTRAWSLQEFDGIYKILGIKFDKFFYESEVEKPGKKIVAELLAQGIAEKSEGAVIIDLEQYGLKKFLLLKTDGTSLYSTKELALAKLKFDKYKIDASYVVVDSRQSFYFQQFFKTLEIMGFHKKTKHIAYEFVTLPEGAMASRQGNVVLFEDLLAEMTALAQEETAKRHNEWSKEEISSTAEKIALAAIKFSMLKVGKNSVIVFNPQEALSFEGYSGPYLQYTVTRINSILRKNKDAVQAADYALLVDPMEKELLIKLAEFPRTINEAAQEFEPGVLSKYLFDLARIFSAYYQEVTILNSEGKLRSARLALIVSVRQVLVNGFDLLGIETLERM
- a CDS encoding class I tRNA ligase family protein → MEEKKWVNPIPEREREIQKFWADNKIFEKSLEQTRAGEAYSFYDGPPFATGTPHYGHMVASLMKDVVPRFWTMRGRYVERRWGWDCHGLPIENIVEKELGFKSKKDIEDYGIGRFNEYCRSKVLVYVEEWKKTIARFGRWADMDNSYKTMDLPYMESIWWVFKELYDKGLVYEGYKSMHICPRCETTLSQQEVSEGYKDIKDLSVIAKFKLKAGQKIRNFITDDNTYVLAWTTTPWTLPGNVALAVGEDVDYVLFKRYDNKNDVEESFISSKQYFKTLGNINGEMAYFRDAGNDPYVRYGKEELIKEFGSLELIDKKYQPLFPYYEKVADIYGAPDSQINPDNNKRKIGKRLLSGSYSGAPTNCFDRDDLKEWHKWDNAYKIVSADFVTTEDGTGVVHIAPAYGEEDMQLGKEENLPMIQNVTFNGNFKDEVVDFSGLNVKPAEDTKATDRKVIEYLDRHNLLFASAEYEHSYPHCWRCDTPLINYATSSWFVKVTDIKSKALETAKGINWSPAHIKDGRFGKWLLGARDWSISRQRFWASVIPLWRCECGEIKVIGSVAELEELKINRNNFFAIRHGEAEKNIKHVFSSGLGVYPLTANGREQIKIAIDKLKDKKISLIVSSEVLRAKETAQLIAEATGAELIFDARLNELNAGELEERSDVDGRAKEAIAKWKTDWDAAYPGGESVRQVTERTLALYQELNEKYEGKNILLVSHEDTLKSLLGKLYGYEPSQTFGDLVAEKGQVLEIKQKITDLHKHFVDQWQIVCPKCGRRMDRIPDVLDTWFDSGSMPYAQQHYPFENQEKFLAGFPAQFIAEGVDQTRAWFYYLHIIAAAVRGSEAFKNVIVNGIVLAEDGKKMSKRLQNYTEPEIIMDKYGADALRFYLLTAPVMSAENLNFSDEAVKEAMQKVTMLLNNILSFYKLYETPGIAASQSARSNNILDKWLFVKLNLLILEVTKNMEAYDLPRATRPLAEFIDEFSTRWLQSSRDRLKGDDEADKNQAIATFHVVLLELSKIMAPFTPFVAEYVYKQIGGDKESVHLETWPQIAEEFYGSKEAAAFSDKLKEQMSLAATIEEMGLSARAEAKIKIRQPLSKATVFGLSLAEEEYKGQLMDLIKNKLNIKNLEFAGGTEIKLELDTDLTDELKTEGAWRELVRTINTLRKDAGLTIKERIKLSWQSEGSIVKRVFAAGDLAEELKKATLAQELIEADSDAKAVNINGEKVKIKIEKL
- a CDS encoding ferredoxin encodes the protein MSKPLVSEACIACGTCEAVCPAVFKVVEVEGKPIATVLEADYEAEKAKIDEAIGACPVQAITWGE
- a CDS encoding radical SAM protein; its protein translation is MKSTYPKIVCWRLTSVCNRKCPFCFRPESNNLDTKSVFKIIDKLAASGVKGVGITGGEPLSRPDISKIFKHLSDKKIKICLATNTDYYKKNRNIINKYVSTIGIPIEASSGQNHDKIRGKGNFKHVIETLNDVYKENKIKMYFSTVLTKYNINDLENIENLLLPYKKKIIYWKIYELMRYYKANFQSKTECNGLSKIVKPKFEKLGKKLGKNKFFYLSSDDRSGASFLINPDGRAIVPVESDGKTKDIALGNFLTDNIGEIFDKWNHYTDFSKYQCHKCALKSSCLR
- a CDS encoding macro domain-containing protein codes for the protein MLNTKRRTLIKVEVKLGDISKFETDALITAINSGGMWFGGIDGVIQRSCGGNIFHSQAEAAMPLKHGDTVVANSLDLPRKNTFQNVIFVVDDLQGPLHQIIYNGLVAATKAGFTSVTLPMIRMGVMIGVVEKSSQEATREMAKGVKKFMAEYPESNLLVATFVVCDCYEPLKVQLEKDLSN
- a CDS encoding response regulator, which translates into the protein MPEVKYKVALIEDEPDLAEIYHLKMQMEGIEATIIGDSTKALAELKRLKPDLVLLDIMMPEVDGWTLFDQIKQDGELAKIKVYIWSNLTQKKDKDRAAGLKVNGYLVKSDFTPGTLSQKVKELIKNK